The genome window tccctgacggacgtcactgaggtagtcaaacaactccacagtggcaaagctgcaggggttgatgagatccgaccagaaatgctgaaggctttgggtgttgaggggctgtcttggttgacacgcctcgtcaacattgcatggaagtctgggacagtgcatAGGGGGTGatagaccggggtggtggttcccctatttaaaaagggggaccagagagtgtgtgccagctacaggggtatcacacttctcagcctccctggtaaagtctactccaaggtactggaaggAATGGTtgggccggtagtcgaacctctgattgaagaggaacaatgcggatttcgtcctggtcgtggaacaacggaccaactcttcactctcgcaaggatcctggagggggcctgggagtacgcccatccggtctacatgtgttttgtggatctggagaaggcgtatgaccgggtgccccgggtgatactgtgggaggtgctgtgggagtatgggatgagggggtcacttctgagggccatccaatccctgtatgcccgaAGCAaggttcgcagccaagtgtgaagcggttgggatgaggatcagcacctcaaaatctgaggtgagttgtgtccggatactcgacaataagtcggacttgttctcagtgaatgttggcctccgccagggctgcgctttatccccaatcctgttcatgattttcatggacagccgatcgaggcgtagtcgtgaaGGAGAGGGGTTTTAGTTCGGTGGCccgaggatctcatcgctgctctttgcagatgatgtggtcctgatggcatcattggtctgtgaccttcaacagtcactggatcggttcgcagccgagtgtgaagcggtttggatgaggatcagcacctcaaaatctgaggacatggctctcagcaggaaaccggtggattgcctactccgggtagggaatgagcccttaccccaagtgaaggagttcaagtacctcggggtcttattcgcgagtgaggggacgatggagcgagagattggccggagaatcggcgcagcaggggtggtactgcagtcgctttaccgcatcgttgtgatgaaaagagaggtgagccagaaggcaaagctctcaatctaccagtcgatcttcgttcctaccctaacctatggtcatgaaggctgggtcatgaccgaaagaacgagattgcgggtacaagcggccaaaatgggttttctcagacgggtggctggcgtctcccttagagatagggtgagaagctcagacatccgtgagagactctgagaaaggagccagttgaggttgTTCGGGcatcatctagtaaggatgccacctgggtgcctccctaggaaggtgttccaggcacgtccagctgggaggagaccccggggaagactcggtggagagaatatatctcctcactggcatgggaacgcctcgggatcccccagtcggagctggcggatgtggcccggagaagggaagattggggttccttactggagatGCTGCCACTGCGACcagaccccggataagcggtagacgatggagggatggatggatgtttctCCTAGGTTTACTGGGGGGGGGCTGtcactatacagtatatatatatatatatatatatatatatatatatatatatatatatatatatatatatatatataaatatatgtacagtatatatacagtatatgtatatatacatatatatatacagtatatatatatatatatatatatacacatatatatacatatgttctTCACATTAACTGCTCATTAAGCTTTTTCAGATACTTGTCCACAAATGGAAATGTAGCTCCAGACTACTAAAAGTCCAACCTTCCAGAAGTCAGTGGAAACCGTCAAAATGACTAAAGatgaatgttttactttgtaattgTCTATCTTATTTGCATAAAagacacaattcaaatgattatatttgtatttaaatatctgttttggcgtttagtttagtttaaaggTGTATAATAAGCTGCTTAGAGCTCGTCAGCTCAGAATTCAtcaaatatctgttttatatttctgcaaaaacatcttcaaacaactcgatttattcaagtttcgcaccagaaactacattttacaatattacatttggaaacatcatgataacgttataatttacatttttactgaatagagccttAACGCACCATAATGTAAGTCAATGGAACCTCTCTAAGggtgctaacagctaacagctaacgttagctagctctcctgcaGAACACCATTTGCGTCCCCTGAACAATACTGTTTACTGcgtttcaaacacattttctatcgtccGTGGGACGCCGTTGGTCTTGTGCCTGACGTACTGTCGGAAACCAAGTACCGTCACGTTTCCAGAATTTTGGCATCGAAGTATCGGCTCTCGTGACATcactaatatatataaatatttatttttatatatgtatgtatgtcttaTCTTGTTCCATTAACTAAAACACATGATGCTGAAGGAATTCTTCTTACTATAGTGCTGCACAGCATTTACAGACTCATGTGTTTGTGGGGTAATGTCATTTTCTACAGTGAAGGTCgagtgaggagggagggaagtgaTGACGTCtgcagggggaggagagagagggagggagggagagagagagggagggggacagagagagaggagagagagagaggagagagagagggaggggagagagagagggagagagagagagagaagagacaggggagagagggataggagagagagagagggaggagagagggagaggagagaggagagagaaagagagaggagagagagagggagaggagagagagagagagagacagagagaggagagagagagggaggagagagaggagagatagagagaggagagagagagggaggagagagagagaggagcatcCTTCATCAGACTGAGAGGAGACGCCGGGACGGAAATAAAGCAAAGAAGAAGACGACTGATGGTTACATGTGGgacgagacacagagacagacagactcagagacAGGCAGCAGGACGCTTTAACTGTCTGCCATCTGGGCttttgtgagcgtgtgtgtgtgtgtgtgtgtgtgtgtgtgtgtgtgtgtgtgtgtgtgtgtgtgtgtgtgtaggtgtgtgtgaggtaTCAACTGATTGGACCACACATGTTGGAGGGCGGAGCCATGATGGGCAAAGATTACATGTTGGCTATCCTCATAGTCAACTATGacggtgagacacacacacacacacacacacacacacacacacacacacacaccgctttACGGGGACCGTCCTGCAGGCAGTTTGTTGTttacatgttgatgtttatttTTACGACACAAACGTTGTGGGCGGAGTTACCTGCTGTGATCCCTTCACTGTGCACCAtgatgacatcacttcctgtcaccTGACACCTGTCTGGTCAGCTTGGTAATGTTTTGTCCCCCCCCACTTTGAAAGATGCTCTAACTGAAGTAAACTGATATTTTTAAAACGGATATTTGACCCTAGGTTTTGGAGTTTTTAAAGTCACTAAAAAAGCGGCCCTCAAAGGCCTTTATGCACCGGCACGTAGTTTTGGAATGATTAATGTGCACgttaatataatttttttgtCTCCAAATGTGAATATAATGCGGCAAAAAAAGGTGACTGGTGAGGTATATTTTTGTCAGTTCACTGTAGTCGTGTAGCCGAGGTAACGatgaggattataaaacaacaatactccttccttcttacctttcacaagcccccggctgagcgccactacgttggagttcaccctggtggacgagagggtcgcctccctacgccttcgggttatgggggtgaaaactctgactgttgtttgtgcctatgccccaaaccgcagttcggagtattcggccttcttcaGACcaggtaagcccaaacgggtagtgcaggtgaactgggaacgtctggaggaagaccctgtctgggtgatcttcaactcacacctccggcggagctttttaGACATCCCTGTgaaggttgggggcattgaacctgagtgggtgatgttcaaagcctctattgctgaagctgcggtgaagagctgtggtctcaaggtcttaggtgcctcaaggggcgcccaaccggtctacatttgttttgtggatctggagaagacgtatgaccgggtcccccgggtgatactgtgggaggtgctgcaggagtatggggtgagggggtcacttctgagggccatccaatccctgtacgcccaaagcaaggttcgcagccaagtgaagcggttgggatgaggatcagcacctcaaaatctgaggccatggctctcagcagggaaccggtggattgcctactccgggtagggaatgagccattaccccaagtgaaggagttcaagtacctcggggtcttgttcgcgagtgaggggacgatggagcgagagattggccggagaatcggagcagcggggaaggtattacagtcactttaccgcaccgttgtgacgaaaagagagctgagccagaaggcaaagctctcgatcttccgggcgatcttcgttcctaccctcacctgtgagactcggagtagagccgctgctcctttacgtcagttgaggtggtttgggcatctagtaaggatacctcctggccgcctccctagggaggtgttccaggcacgtccagctgggaggagacctcggggaagacccaggactcggtggagagattatatctcctcactgggaacgcctcaggatcccccagtcggagctggcggatgtggcccggagaagggaagtttggggttccttactggagctgctgcccccgcgacccgaccccggataagcggtagacgatggatggatagatagatagatagatagatagatagatagatagatagatagatagacgaTGATGCTTTTGTACTTTAGTGATGGGACGAGTTTAAAAGTCTTAAAGTGTTAATTCACCGGTCCATTACTTTCCAACACTCATTAAAATAAAGAGTGAAATGATTTGAACAAACTGCTGACTGTACTTATTGAACACTGCCCCCCCCCTTTCAGTTCATATCGGTATCTCTCGATCAGCTGATTCAGCAGTTATGTCTCTGTGCTTCATTAATTATTCAGTGTCTCCTCCTGTGCTGCAGTTTGACCTCTGATCATCTCGTACAGTTTGTACCAGATGGACTCGTGAaatctgatgttacaaagtgtTTCAGTAAAGAAGTGTTTCTGTGCAGACAACATCTGGACAGACCAGAACCTGCAGCTGGACCCGGACCTGCCCTCGGGCTGGAGAACCATTAAAGACTCAACAGGAACTTACTACTGGCACGTTCCCACCGGCACCACCCAGTGGCAACACCCCCGCCTCAGCGGGACGCCACAGCTGCTCGACAAGCCGGTTATAAACCCTTTACTTAATAATCTAAACTAACCCGGTTAGTCCAATCTAGTTAGTATAAACTAACCTGTTTAATCCAAAATAACTTCTGCATCTTCTTTGGTGTTTTATCTCAGCAGGAGGAGGCAGCACAGCAGAGctccaacagagagacagacggaacAGCTGAGGGCaggtaatacacacacacacacacacacacacagagtttgtgTACAGTTTACATGAATTTAGTTTTCTCTCCCAGGTCTTCGTGGCATGAAGATTATCTCACTAACCACGACCCTGACTCCAAGgtaagacaacaacaaaaatgtctGCGTCAAAAACTGccataatattaaatatttataacttCAGACCTGATCATAACTACcaactatttattttcaaaatgttaaccatgtgtgtttacataatGTCAAAGCTTAGATTACTGTGTGATATGTCAATGATTTGtattttctatatattatataggttctttatataatattataggagCTGATGTACACTtactaaatgtataatatatgcaTTAACAGACAAAATGTCTctagtgaggcacaagggttataaattatatatttaattacacactatatttacagtttaaatgttCAATGACAATAAccgttaaaataataaaataaaatagataaagtGAGTTCCTGTTAGTCTGCTCTAATCTGTCTCTACAACAGATACTAATCTGACGTAATTTCCTTGTCTCACTTTCTCCCcatctgtctcactctctgtctgtctgactctctccctgtctgtctcactctctccctgtctgtctgtctcactctctccctgtctgtgtcactctctccccgtatgtctctctacctgtctgtctctttccctgtctgtctcactctctccctgtctgtctcactctctccctgtctgtgtcactctctccccATATGTCTATttccctgtctgtgtcactctctccctgtctgtgtcactctctccccATATGTCTATTTCCCTGTCTGcgtcactctctccctgtctgtctcactctctccctgtctgtctcactctctccctgtctgcgtcattctctccctgtctgtctcactctcgccctgtctgtctcactctctccctgtctgtctcactctctccccatATGTCtctttccctgtctgtctcactctctccctgtctgtgtcactctctccctgtctgtgtcactctctccctgcctgtgtcactctctccctgtctgtctcactctctccctgtctgtctcactctctccccatATGTCtctttccctgtctgtctcactctctccctgtctgtgtcactctctccctgtttgtgtcactctctccctgtctgtgtcactctctccctgtctgtctcactctctccccatatgtctctctccctgtctgtctcactctctccccttctgtgtcactctctccccgtctttgtcactctctccctgtctgtctcactctctccctgtctgtttcACTATCTCCCTGcctgtgtcactctctccccgtctgtcactctctccctgtctgtgtcactctctccctgtctgcgtcactctctccccgtctgtgtcactctctccctgtctgcgtcactctctccctgtctgtgtcactctgtctcactctctccctgtctgtgtcactctctccctgtctgtctcactctctccctgtctgtgtcactctctccctgactgtgtcactctctccctgtctgtgtcactctctccccgtctttatcactctctccctgtctgtctcactctctccccatatgtctctctccctgtctgtctcactctctccccatATGTCTCTttccctgtctgtgtcactctctccccGTCTTTGTCActttctccctgtctgtctcactctctccctgtctgtttcACTATCTCCCTgcctctgtcactctctccccgtctgtcactctctccccgtctgtgtcactctctccctgtctgcgtcactctctccctgtctgtgtcactctgtctcactctctccctgtctgtctcactctctccctgtctgtctcactctctccctgtctgtgtcactctctccctgactgtgtcactctctccctgtctgtgtcactctctccccgtctttgtcactctctccctgtctgtctcactctctccccatatgtctctctccctgtctgtctcactctctccccatATGTCTCTttccctgtctgtgtcactctctccctgtctgtgtcactctctccctgtctgtgtcactctctccctgtctgtgtcactctctccccgtctttgtcactctctccctgtctgtctcactctctccccgtctgtgtcactctctccctgtctgtgtcactctctccccgtctttgtcactctctccccttctgtgtcactctctccccgtctgtgtcactctctccccgtctgtctcactctctgtctgtctcactctctccctgtctgtctcactctttccccatctgtgtcactctctccccgtctgtgtcactctctccctgtctgtctctctccctgtctttgtcactctccctgtctgtctcactctctccctgtttgtgtcactctctctctccctgtctgtctcactctatCCCcatctgtctcactctctccctgtctgtctctccacccgtctgtctctcagtaTTTCGCGGTGCGTTCTCTGGGCTGGCtcgaggtggaggaggaggacctGTCTCCGGGTTGCAGCAGTCTCGCTGTCAGTAACGTCATCCAGCAGCTGTCTCACTGCAGCAGCCctgagcagagagacaggcaaGGAGCCTGGGGGGAGGTGAGACAGTCAGGATTAAATCTGTTCAGACTGTTCTactgtacctgtctgtctttctacctgcctgtctgtctgtctctatctgtgtgtcagtacactgacctgtctgtctgtctgtctgtctgcctgtctgtctgcagggtAGGGAGATGATGCTCGTTCTGAAGAAAGACACTCTGTCCCTGTTGGACCCTTTAGACCACACCCCCCTTCACTGTCAGCCAATCATCAACATCCGAGTGTGGGGGGTGGGCTGCAACAACGGCAGGTGAGCCAATCACATTTCTACTTcatctttgtgctaagctaggctaacggCACTCATGGAGTATAAAGCTCCCGCATGCTGAGACATTAAAATCAAACTGCACTAACGCTGttattctctctgtttctctaacacacgccccccccccccctgtaggGACAGGTAAACCTCTCCACCTGTACCTCTGCTGCACAGCTGCACCTCACCCGCCTCTTGACAAACTTAACAAGCAAACACGTTTTACGATTCACGAACAAACAGTGAACTGgacatacaaaacacatttaacaaactAAGAACtatcaaacaaatacacattatCTAACACATCAGAACTCAGAAATTAATACAGCATGTACTAAAAATatacaacaaagacaaaaacttATCACGTGACTTCATTGTGCTCTACCGGCACGTTTGGCTCATAGCGCCACCTGCTGTTGTGGAGGGAGAGCACAATGAACACGCTCAACCCTTTTCTGGTGCAATGCTATGTGATGTGTTGaactgaatatataatatatacaatcaacagggatttggaaAATGATAATTTaaagatataaaacacacattattttgctctcctcctgcaccagactccattgacagaaacagtcattttacatcACTGATCAtcgtaaaacacattttattcaaactggttagaaatgaaagaaaacccaTCAAAGCGTCTATGTGAGTCTTTCCACTGTTCAACAATCACCAGCTCTGGTTTGGGAGTTTGAAAGTAGCATGAAGtgttagaaatatattttttgtattttcaaaacaaaaggcaTTAGTTTCTTAAAGGTGTTTTGTATTCGCCgctcagtgtttgtttgtgagtcGTGAAACATGTGATTTGTGAAGTTTCGGCTCCATAATCCTCTTTATGTCAGGGTCAATGTAACCTGCTGATCACATGACGGTCAGCCACAACTTcatgacactgtgtgtgtgtgtgtgtgtgtgtgtgtgtgtgtgtgtgtctgtgtgtctgtgtgtggtgtgttcagGGACTTTGCCTTCGTAGCGGGCGATAAAGACAGCTGTGTGCTAAAGTGTCATGTGTTTCGCTGCGACGCTCCGGCAAAAACCATCGCCACGGCGCTGCACGAGATGTGCTCCAAGGTCAGTCCTTAGAGTAACCTGAAATATTCGCTCAGATGTGATGTTTGCcatgttagcttagcatgttagcattagcagtaaacacaaagagaaagtcGTCAGTACTGCAGGTAAACACGATTGAACTTCTATGCAGATGATGTCGGACAAGACACTGATGAGACCGTCTCGCTCTCTGACGATGGACAGCATCTCACCTGAAGACCTGCCCCGACAAGGTGACTCACCTGTCCTCTGGCCTCACCTGctgcgctctgattggctctctGCTGactgtctgttgttgtttcagtGGAGTTTCTGGAGGCGGTGCGGCAGCAGGTGCAGAAGTTTGAGGTGCAGTACATCGGTAACCTGCCAGTGTCCAGAGCGATGGGTAGGACAGAAACACATGTGAACACCTTAACACATCTGAACACATACCTGAACACAActgaacacacacgtgaacacacacctgatataataattaattgattcatacatccatccatccatccatccattgtctaccgctggaacacctccctagggaggcgcccaggtggcatccttactagatgcccgaaccacctcaactggctcctttcaacgtaaaggagcagcggctctactccgagtctctcacggatggctgagcttctcaccctatctctaagggagacgccacccgtctgagaaaacccatttcggccgcttgtacccgtgatctcgttctttcggtcatgacccagccttcatgaccataggtgagggtaggaacgaagatcgaccggtatattgagagctttgccttctggctcagctctcttttcgtcacaacggtgcggtaaagtgactgtaatactgcCCCCGCtactccgattctccggccaatctctcgctccattgtcccctcactcgcgaacaagaccccgaggtacttgaactccttcacttggggtaatggctcattccctacccggagtagacaatccaccggtttcctgctgagagccatggcctcagatttggaggtgctgatcctcatcccaaccgcttcacactcggctgcgaaccgatccagtaaGGTCcagaaggtcacagaccgatgatgccataaggaccacatcatctgcaaagagcagcgatgagatcctcacgtcaccgaactgcaacccctctcctccacgactacgcctcgatatcctatccatgaaaatcacgatcacgatcaccaatcctgttcgtgattgaTTCATACATTGTTAGGTAATTATAAGTAAACTAGTAAATTAAATTAGCTTctcattaaaacattatataaattatttaaatactaGGATATTGTTGGTAAATGATTTGTAAATGATAAGTTATTTACAAGttgataaaaaagaagaagtgtaGCAGTTAAATCACTCAAATAACTAAAGGTGATAAAAAGCTTTAGATTTTCCTACACATGTAGCTTTAAAACTCACCTGTGATTGTACCACAGGTATGGAGGTGTTGAACCGAGCGATAGAAAGCATCATGAACTCCACGGACAGAGACGAGTGGGAGCCGACGGTGATCCACATCACAGATAACATCCTGTCtctgtggagaggagaggtacCTCCATCACTATCTGTTAGTCTACATCATGATAACAtccataattataattttatggttaaagaagttcatgaagtcgtcactactgagagatataggaatagaaggctctgtggagatgtggctctctgtcagcctatACGTTTAaacagtctgtctctgtggagAGGTACCTCCATCACTATCTGTTAGTCTACGTCATgataacaaatcaaatcaaatcaaatttatttgtatagcccaatatcacaaattatacatttgtctcagtgtgctttacagactgtgcaggttatgacaccctctgtccttagaccctcgcatcgcacaaggaaaaacttcctaaaagaaaccccaaaattaaaggggaaaaatggaagaactgatgacagaaatgatgttgtgttgaaaaaagagaaagtttgaatgaatccaggaaaatgtcaaaaaggcttcccggtgtccagcaggaccagggcagcaggcgcagccacgattcctgatcctgacgtaaactttatcagtggcaacctgccacatgagagacagacactccggggatgatgccccggatgctgagttagtaacatacatttacataaatgcatacaggtagagagggagaagaagagagggaggggaggagagaggaagagaaggaggagagcagggaggtgtcccccggcagtctaagcctatagcagcataactaggggctgatccagggcaaacctgagccagccctaactataagctttatcaaaaaggaaagtctttagcctgctcttaaatgtggagagggtgtctgcctcccgaacacaaactggaagctggttccactggagaggagcttgatagctgaaggctctggctcccattgtactcttagagactctaggaaccacaagtaaccctgcagtctgggagcgtaatgctctagttggtttataaggtactatgagatctttaagatatgctggagcctgaccattaattgctttgtaagtcaggagaaggattttgaattctattctgtattttaccgggagccagtgcagagcagctaatacaggagtaatatgatcccgtttccttgttcttgtcaatacacgtgccgctgcattttggatcaactgaagagtcttaagcgactttttgggacaacctgataacaatgagttgcagtaatccagccttgaagtaacaaatgtatggactagtttttctgcatcattttgagacaggatgttatttttgcaatgttacgtagatgaaagaaggcagtccttgagttttgttttatgtgggagttaaacgac of Cottoperca gobio chromosome 14, fCotGob3.1, whole genome shotgun sequence contains these proteins:
- the apbb3 gene encoding amyloid-beta A4 precursor protein-binding family B member 3 isoform X1, with translation MLEGGAMMGKDYMLAILIVNYDDNIWTDQNLQLDPDLPSGWRTIKDSTGTYYWHVPTGTTQWQHPRLSGTPQLLDKPQEEAAQQSSNRETDGTAEGRSSWHEDYLTNHDPDSKYFAVRSLGWLEVEEEDLSPGCSSLAVSNVIQQLSHCSSPEQRDRQGAWGEGREMMLVLKKDTLSLLDPLDHTPLHCQPIINIRVWGVGCNNGRDRDFAFVAGDKDSCVLKCHVFRCDAPAKTIATALHEMCSKMMSDKTLMRPSRSLTMDSISPEDLPRQVEFLEAVRQQVQKFEVQYIGNLPVSRAMGMEVLNRAIESIMNSTDRDEWEPTVIHITDNILSLWRGEGEEPLWECQVRFLTFLGVGHDCHTFAVIVDGGTQRFECHVFWCEPDAGNLSEAVQAACMVQYQKCLVAQTPPPRLKSWRAAPSKVKRANSMDAFPPLTSRLHGSSSGSMMAARITKGGGVRKGMLAFFETFRKQAATS
- the apbb3 gene encoding amyloid-beta A4 precursor protein-binding family B member 3 isoform X2; its protein translation is MLEGGAMMGKDYMLAILIVNYDDNIWTDQNLQLDPDLPSGWRTIKDSTGTYYWHVPTGTTQWQHPRLSGTPQLLDKPEEAAQQSSNRETDGTAEGRSSWHEDYLTNHDPDSKYFAVRSLGWLEVEEEDLSPGCSSLAVSNVIQQLSHCSSPEQRDRQGAWGEGREMMLVLKKDTLSLLDPLDHTPLHCQPIINIRVWGVGCNNGRDRDFAFVAGDKDSCVLKCHVFRCDAPAKTIATALHEMCSKMMSDKTLMRPSRSLTMDSISPEDLPRQVEFLEAVRQQVQKFEVQYIGNLPVSRAMGMEVLNRAIESIMNSTDRDEWEPTVIHITDNILSLWRGEGEEPLWECQVRFLTFLGVGHDCHTFAVIVDGGTQRFECHVFWCEPDAGNLSEAVQAACMVQYQKCLVAQTPPPRLKSWRAAPSKVKRANSMDAFPPLTSRLHGSSSGSMMAARITKGGGVRKGMLAFFETFRKQAATS
- the apbb3 gene encoding amyloid-beta A4 precursor protein-binding family B member 3 isoform X3, which encodes MLEGGAMMGKDYMLAILIVNYDDNIWTDQNLQLDPDLPSGWRTIKDSTGTYYWHVPTGTTQWQHPRLSGTPQLLDKPQEEAAQQSSNRETDGTAEGRSSWHEDYLTNHDPDSKYFAVRSLGWLEVEEEDLSPGCSSLAVSNVIQQLSHCSSPEQRDRQGAWGEGREMMLVLKKDTLSLLDPLDHTPLHCQPIINIRVWGVGCNNGRDFAFVAGDKDSCVLKCHVFRCDAPAKTIATALHEMCSKMMSDKTLMRPSRSLTMDSISPEDLPRQVEFLEAVRQQVQKFEVQYIGNLPVSRAMGMEVLNRAIESIMNSTDRDEWEPTVIHITDNILSLWRGEGEEPLWECQVRFLTFLGVGHDCHTFAVIVDGGTQRFECHVFWCEPDAGNLSEAVQAACMVQYQKCLVAQTPPPRLKSWRAAPSKVKRANSMDAFPPLTSRLHGSSSGSMMAARITKGGGVRKGMLAFFETFRKQAATS